DNA sequence from the bacterium genome:
TGGACACGGCTGCGAGGCGGCCCTGGACTCCGCCCTGTCCGACCCGGTCTGGTTCGTGCGCTGGCGCGCGGTGCAGGGGCTTAAAACCGTGGGCGCGCGCGGGCTGAGCGAAAGGGCCGCCGCCGAACTGGCCGCGGATGAAAGCTGGCAGGTGCGGGTTAGTCTCTACGAGCTGGCCGGTGATATCCTGACCGGCACGCTGCACGCCGCCGCGGCCGAGTCCAGGCCGGAAAGCCCGTGGCGCGGTGTCCTGCTGGGCGGGCTCAAGGACAGCGACGAGCGGGTGCGCCTGGCCGCGGCCACGGCCCTGGCCGCGAACCACGACCCGGCGGCTTTCGAGCCCTTGACCGCACTGCTCAAAGATGGTGCGCTGTTCACCCGGGATGCCGCCGCGGTGGCCTTGGGCGTCCTGGGCGACCGTCGCGCCGCGCCCGCCCTTCTCACTGCCCTGACCGATCCGCGCAACGAATTCAGCGACGAGGGCCGCGACTGGGCGCGCTGGGGTGCGGCCAAGGCCCTGGCAACCTTGAGCGGCAAGGATTTCGGGCTGGATGCCGCCGCCTGGCGCAAGTGGATGTAGGCGAACCGGTGAAAAACTTCAAAAATCATCTTATACGGCCTGCAATGCTTGCCGCTGTTGTGTTTGCGGCCCTGGCTGCCTCCAGCGCGACCGCTGCGGTGGACCTTTCGGTCGCGCCGGTCGCGCGGCAACTCAACCCGGTGATAAAGAGCCAATCGGCTGAGTTCGAGCTTTCGGTACAGGGCGAGACCCCGCCGGTGTTCCAGAGTCTTGAGATCGAGGGCCCGGTCGACAATGTCCGTCTGCACGTGACGGGCGGCCTGGATTACAGCAGCATCGAGGCTCTGGCGCAAAGCCTCCTCCGCCCGGGTATGACCGACGAGGAAAAGGTCAAGGCCATT
Encoded proteins:
- a CDS encoding HEAT repeat domain-containing protein, which gives rise to MRTAIITLLAAAVGCAGLRAETPAALSTALGSPQAAVRLQAVRDLALDYPQESLPLMRQAAAADTDPLVRERAVQALALSGGHGCEAALDSALSDPVWFVRWRAVQGLKTVGARGLSERAAAELAADESWQVRVSLYELAGDILTGTLHAAAAESRPESPWRGVLLGGLKDSDERVRLAAATALAANHDPAAFEPLTALLKDGALFTRDAAAVALGVLGDRRAAPALLTALTDPRNEFSDEGRDWARWGAAKALATLSGKDFGLDAAAWRKWM